A window of the Fervidobacterium thailandense genome harbors these coding sequences:
- a CDS encoding ABC transporter substrate-binding protein yields MLWRGTRWLTTVLLLIVASLILAIAVVDDAGRIVNIPAPPRRVVSAAPSATRYLIALGLENRIVGVTAWDSYKKAENIGNMVPLNIEKIYSLKPDLVIMFGGFQFPEVEKLEKAGLTAYVLNANTLTDIIKAVGQLGAVFNAKSKADALVKQLRDKMTEMGIRTSKIPLEKRPRVFFTITVPDKNTKELWTAGTGSYANELIVIAGGRNIAAPYTGNNGWLSVSWEWLVQEDPDMIIVAAYGDRNMALQAIKEHAIMKNLKAVKNNKVLVVDGDDLSQAAPHIFDYLEVFYNFFYGGK; encoded by the coding sequence ATGTTGTGGAGAGGTACAAGGTGGTTGACAACGGTACTGCTTCTGATTGTCGCATCCTTGATACTTGCGATCGCGGTTGTCGACGACGCGGGAAGGATTGTCAACATTCCGGCACCACCAAGAAGGGTTGTTAGTGCTGCTCCAAGCGCGACGAGGTATTTGATTGCACTCGGACTCGAAAATAGGATAGTCGGGGTGACAGCGTGGGATTCTTACAAAAAAGCGGAAAACATAGGTAACATGGTGCCACTGAATATTGAAAAGATTTATTCCCTAAAACCGGATCTTGTAATAATGTTCGGTGGTTTCCAATTTCCGGAGGTTGAAAAACTCGAAAAAGCTGGGTTGACCGCGTACGTGCTCAACGCGAACACACTGACGGATATAATAAAGGCTGTTGGGCAACTTGGTGCGGTGTTCAACGCAAAGTCCAAAGCTGATGCACTTGTGAAACAGCTAAGGGACAAGATGACGGAGATGGGGATTAGAACGTCAAAGATACCTCTGGAAAAGCGACCTCGTGTGTTCTTCACGATCACCGTTCCCGATAAAAACACGAAAGAATTGTGGACAGCGGGAACTGGATCGTACGCGAACGAGCTTATTGTTATCGCTGGTGGAAGGAACATCGCGGCTCCTTACACGGGTAACAACGGTTGGCTCTCGGTTAGCTGGGAATGGCTCGTTCAGGAGGATCCAGATATGATCATCGTGGCCGCCTACGGTGATAGAAACATGGCACTCCAGGCGATCAAAGAACATGCGATAATGAAAAACTTGAAAGCGGTTAAGAACAATAAGGTACTTGTTGTCGACGGCGATGACTTGAGCCAGGCAGCACCGCACATTTTTGACTACCTCGAGGTCTTCTACAACTTCTTCTACGGAGGTAAATGA
- a CDS encoding FecCD family ABC transporter permease: MGQRAGSAKGKGLKRTGSRLLPVFLVFTFFLTFLVNLSLGTVNFTPAKIVRSLVEGGADSYLIWSIRFPRVVMATLTGMALGLVGNVFQSIMKNPLVDPYLIGTSAGASFGALLGIYFIVNSIAFVSIPLMSFIFSIVASMLTILIARKGTIIPVVHLVLSGVLVSTLFSAGSMLLLNIANRTLVGGHIWLYGTFSGMTMRDIPLPLASLVTLFISALALSRQLDAMSLGEREAKGLGVNTEFIKWYFYLLGSFTTATFVSKTGIIGFVGLVVPHMARMIVGPKHFRNVWATILIGGTLLPVCDTIARTVLNPVEIPVGIITAFIGAPFMFVLLKVKNGS; encoded by the coding sequence TTGGGACAACGTGCAGGCAGTGCGAAAGGGAAAGGTTTAAAAAGAACGGGGAGCCGTCTGCTCCCCGTTTTTCTGGTATTTACGTTCTTTCTAACCTTCCTCGTGAACTTGTCGTTGGGTACGGTGAATTTCACACCAGCTAAAATCGTCCGTTCACTCGTTGAAGGCGGTGCCGATAGTTACCTCATTTGGTCGATCAGGTTTCCTCGCGTGGTAATGGCGACGCTCACCGGTATGGCCCTCGGACTTGTGGGGAACGTATTTCAGTCGATAATGAAAAATCCGCTCGTGGACCCTTACCTGATTGGTACTTCTGCGGGAGCATCGTTTGGTGCTTTGCTTGGAATATACTTCATCGTTAATTCAATCGCGTTCGTAAGTATTCCCCTGATGAGTTTCATATTCTCCATCGTAGCTTCGATGCTAACGATCCTAATCGCGAGAAAGGGAACGATCATACCGGTCGTACACTTAGTTCTCAGTGGTGTATTGGTGAGCACGCTCTTTTCGGCCGGGAGTATGCTGCTTTTGAACATTGCGAACAGAACGCTCGTGGGCGGACACATCTGGCTTTACGGAACGTTTTCGGGGATGACGATGCGGGACATACCTCTACCGTTAGCTTCGCTCGTTACTTTGTTTATTTCTGCATTAGCACTCAGCAGACAGCTTGATGCGATGTCACTTGGTGAGCGGGAAGCGAAAGGGTTGGGAGTTAATACAGAATTCATCAAATGGTACTTCTACCTACTTGGATCGTTTACAACGGCAACGTTCGTTTCCAAGACTGGTATCATTGGCTTTGTAGGTTTGGTCGTCCCCCACATGGCGCGTATGATAGTTGGGCCAAAACACTTCAGGAATGTTTGGGCCACCATTTTGATCGGTGGCACGTTGTTACCGGTGTGTGACACCATCGCGCGTACGGTTCTTAACCCGGTTGAGATACCAGTCGGTATAATAACGGCGTTTATAGGCGCACCGTTTATGTTTGTACTACTCAAGGTGAAAAATGGTTCCTAA